The sequence below is a genomic window from Agrobacterium tumefaciens.
CTTCGTGGCGATAGGCCGCGTCGATCTCGTTGCGCTCGTCATCCGCGTCCCAGGTCAACCCGCCATCAAAGCGAAGCCATTCTGCGCCGGGATTCTGCGCCGCGAGTGTGCGATACCGGTCGATGCCGGCCATACGCAGCCGATGATAGGGCTCAGAGCGCATGCCTGCCGAATTCAGCCAGGACAGCGAGCGGCCGGAGGCACCATTGGCCGGCGGCCCGTCATTGAGGATCGTCACCTTAATGCCGCGCCGCGCAAGCTGTACGCCAGTGGAAACGCCGAAGATACCGGCGCCGATGATGACGGCCGAAGAGATGGTGTTGTCGGTCATGGAATTGGCTTTCAATCAATTGTCATACGGATGGGGGTAAGGCATCGGGGATCTCCCAGCGACCGCTGGCTGCGGAGCGGAACAGCGCGTCGATCGCCGTCATATTCGCGATTGCGTCGCCAAGCCCCGTCTCGAGTGGTCCGCCGGAGAGGACAGCCTCGGCGAATGCATCGGCCTGTTCGCGATACTGGTCGACAGGCCCGATCGCGATCTCCTCGCGGCCGCCGCCGGCAAGATCGCGACCATCATCAAAGACAAGGATGGTCGGCTCATCAGCCGGTGCATTGAAGGGAATGGGGATTTCCAGACGCCCGCGCGTTCCAAGCACCGTGACCTTCTGCGTGAGGGAGAGTTGTGTGGAACAGGTGAAGGCAAGCTGCCTTCCCTCTGGAAACGCCAGCAGCCCGCTCGTCAGCCGGTCCGTGCCGAAGACGGGATCGCGCTCCATGAGGGCGATCGCCCGTACCGGTTCCGCGTCGAACAGGAACCGCGCTGTGTTGATGGCGTAACAACCAACGTCGAACAGACCGCCGCCGCCAATATCAGCCTGGTTGCGTACATTCCCGGGGTCGTCGAGATAATAGGAAAAGATCGTCTGGATGGCCCTCACCTCGCCGAGGCGCCCCTCGGCAATCAACGCGCGCGCCTTTTTCCATTGCGGATGGTGGCGCACCATGAAGGCTTCCGCGACCGGCAGGCCCGCCGCCTTTTGTGCCGCTGCCAGTTCCCTCGCCTGCTCGGCATCAAGCGCGATCGGTTTCTCGCAGAGTACGGGTTTGCCCTGCGCCAGTGCCTTTATCGTCAGTGGCACGTGCAGATGATTGGGCAAAGGGTTGTAGATTGCGTCTATTTCCGGATCGGCAAGCAGTTCCTCGTAGCTGCCGTAGGACTTGGCGATGCCGAAGCGGGCCGCCATCTCCTTCGCCTTCGCGGCATCGCGCGAGGCGATTGCCGCAACGCGCCCCAGGCGGCTGGACTGGATGGCGGGAATGACCGCCTTGGCAGCAATGCCTGCGCAACCGAGCACACCCCATCGTATCGTTTGTGTCATTGGTTTCTCCTCCCGGCGCTCAGAGCACTTCCGCAAGGAAGCGCTGGAGACGCGGGCTTTGCGGGTTGTCGAATATTGCCTCTGGCGTGCCGGCTTCAACGACGCGCCCCTCGTCCATGAAGACGACCTGATCGGCCACCCGGCGGGCAAATCCCATTTCGTGCGTAACGACGACCATGGTCATGCCACGCGTGCCGAGCTCGGCCATGAGGTTGAGCACGCCCTTGACCAATTCCGGATCGAGCGCGCTCGTCACCTCGTCGAAGAGGATAACCTCCGGTTCCATGGCAAGCGCACGGGCAATGGCAACGCGCTGCTGCTGCCCGCCGGAAAGACCGCCCGGACGGTGGTGCTGGCGGCTCGCAAGGCCGACATCGGCAAGCCTTGCCTTGGCGATGCGCTCGGCCTCGGCTGCGGGCAGGCCCTTGATCTTCGTAAGCGACAGCATGACGTTTTCCAGCGCCGTGTGGTCGGGAAAGAGGTTGAAATGCTGGAATACCATGCCGACCCGGCGGCGCAGCGTTTCCGGCTTCATTGCGAGAATGCTTTCGCCATCGATAAGAATATCGCCGCTCTTCGGCTCGACCAGACGGTTGAGCCCACGCAGCAAAGTCGATTTTCCGGATCCGGACGGGCCGATGATGCAGGTGACGCTGCCTGGCTTGACTAAAAGATCGACACCCCTCAGCACATCAAGATCGCCATAGGCCATACCGAGACGGCGCACATCAAGGCTGCCGCCCTTGAACGAGACGCCAGTCGCGCGAGCTGCACTGTCGAGTTCACTGACTTCCTCCAGTCCGCTGGTGATGACGGAGGGGCGCTGCTTGCCAACCCGCAGACGATTGTCGATCGCATTGACGACATGGGTAAGCGGCACGGTAACGACGAGATAAAATACGCCTGCCAGCAGGAGCGGTGAAAGATTGCCGGTCACCACTGCCTGGTCCTGTCCCACGCGAAAGATCTCACGCTCTGAGGCCAGAAGCCC
It includes:
- a CDS encoding Gfo/Idh/MocA family protein; translation: MTQTIRWGVLGCAGIAAKAVIPAIQSSRLGRVAAIASRDAAKAKEMAARFGIAKSYGSYEELLADPEIDAIYNPLPNHLHVPLTIKALAQGKPVLCEKPIALDAEQARELAAAQKAAGLPVAEAFMVRHHPQWKKARALIAEGRLGEVRAIQTIFSYYLDDPGNVRNQADIGGGGLFDVGCYAINTARFLFDAEPVRAIALMERDPVFGTDRLTSGLLAFPEGRQLAFTCSTQLSLTQKVTVLGTRGRLEIPIPFNAPADEPTILVFDDGRDLAGGGREEIAIGPVDQYREQADAFAEAVLSGGPLETGLGDAIANMTAIDALFRSAASGRWEIPDALPPSV
- a CDS encoding amino acid ABC transporter permease/ATP-binding protein, coding for MNWLENLRRSFLDWNAMAEVLPTMITVGLKNTLILAATSTVLGVAIGMMLAIMGISRSPWLRIPARLYTDIFRGLPAIVTILLIGQGFARIGRELFGPSPYPLGILALSLIAGAYIGEIFRSGIQSVDRGQMEACRALSMSYGQGMRLIVVPQGVRRVLPALVNQFIGNVKDSSLVYFLGLLASEREIFRVGQDQAVVTGNLSPLLLAGVFYLVVTVPLTHVVNAIDNRLRVGKQRPSVITSGLEEVSELDSAARATGVSFKGGSLDVRRLGMAYGDLDVLRGVDLLVKPGSVTCIIGPSGSGKSTLLRGLNRLVEPKSGDILIDGESILAMKPETLRRRVGMVFQHFNLFPDHTALENVMLSLTKIKGLPAAEAERIAKARLADVGLASRQHHRPGGLSGGQQQRVAIARALAMEPEVILFDEVTSALDPELVKGVLNLMAELGTRGMTMVVVTHEMGFARRVADQVVFMDEGRVVEAGTPEAIFDNPQSPRLQRFLAEVL